A stretch of the Corylus avellana chromosome ca6, CavTom2PMs-1.0 genome encodes the following:
- the LOC132183899 gene encoding protein ASPARTIC PROTEASE IN GUARD CELL 2-like: protein MASLLSLLTVLTVAQPPTPNTSYKPPVPLLPPPGLLMSAVIFPQTFGGAYVISIGVGTPPVNQLMIIDTGSDITWFQCKPCNCYQMPGVFDPLNSTSISVVPCDSSACNQLQRHSCSKSQCQYEVDYLDNSFTNGSLVLETLTFGSTAVLNVLTGCGHSNFGFMLGAHGLVGLGGGPLSLATQLRVHGRAGIFSYCLPNLHGGLLGWLNFSLPNVVLPTGTAWIPLVRTTKIKTHYHVELSGLGIGNMQLPIPQNSFKGGAIIDSGTTYTYLPRLVYEAIRNAYLAKTVNLPRAPATSLFDTCYNLSGLESVQVPNVSFFFSAGPILTLQMWNILVEQERYVGERIFCFAFIPTSDVTSIIGNTQLAGIQTSFDAEAGYVGFGPSICGPPESSPHCHGHWPPRRSIALENYIPPNPLFLCLFTCFYVLIISILD, encoded by the coding sequence ATGGCGTCTCTCCTCTCCCTCCTTACAGTACTCACTGTAGCACAACCTCCAACCCCTAATACCTCCTACAAACCACCAGTACCATTACTTCCACCTCCTGGTCTCCTCATGTCTGCGGTGATTTTTCCCCAGACATTTGGAGGAGCATATGTTATATCGATAGGAGTGGGTACCCCTCCTGTCAACCAGCTTATGATTATAGACACAGGGAGTGACATTACGTGGTTTCAGTGTAAACCCTGTAATTGTTACCAAATGCCGGGGGTATTCGACCCACTCAATTCCACTTCCATTTCAGTGGTGCCTTGTGACTCCTCTGCCTGTAATCAACTCCAGCGACACAGTTGTAGCAAGAGTCAGTGTCAATACGAGGTGGACTACTTGGACAACTCTTTCACCAACGGCTCGCTTGTGCTCGAAACGCTCACATTTGGAAGCACTGCTGTTTTGAATGTACTCACTGGGTGCGGGCACTCAAACTTCGGCTTCATGCTTGGAGCCCACGGCTTGGTTGGCCTTGGAGGAGGGCCACTTTCATTGGCTACTCAGCTTCGGGTACATGGACGGGCAGGCATCTTCAGTTATTGCTTGCCCAATCTGCATGGAGGGTTACTTGGTTGGTTGAATTTCAGCCTTCCAAATGTCGTGTTACCTACGGGAACTGCATGGATTCCCTTAGTCCGCACCACAAAAATAAAGACTCATTACCATGTTGAGCTATCGGGCCTTGGGATTGGAAACATGCAGCTACCCATTCCCCAAAACAGCTTCAAGGGAGGCGCGATCATAGATTCAGGTACAACATACACCTACCTACCGAGGCTTGTTTACGAGGCTATTCGTAATGCCTACCTTGCAAAAACAGTAAATCTTCCTCGGGCCCCTGCGACCTCCTTGTTTGACACGTGCTATAACCTATCCGGCTTAGAGTCGGTTCAAGTTCCAAATGTGTCATTCTTCTTCTCTGCCGGACCAATTCTAACATTGCAAATGTGGAACATTCTAGTTGAGCAAGAACGTTATGTTGGTGAAAGAATTTTCtgttttgcatttatccctaccAGTGATGTTACATCTATTATTGGGAACACTCAACTAGCTGGAATTCAGACTTCCTTCGATGCAGAGGCGGGATATGTGGGATTTGGTCCGAGCATTTGTGGTCCTCCAGAAAGTTCACCTCATTGTCATGGGCATTGGCCTCCTAGGAGGAGTATAGCCTTGGAGAATTATATTCCTCCAAATCCCTTATTTCTATGTTTATTTACCTGCTTTTATGTGTTAATTATAAGTATCCTTGATTGA